ATGTTCCACCCACTGGGGAAACTCAGGCTGGGCAAGTTCAGGGAGTGGGCCAGGCAAACAGTGGGTGGGCTCGCGTCCCTGGCTCCAGGCCCCAGTCTAGCCTCCTGTCCCTGCCCCCTCCTTTCCATGGCCTCCAGGAAGGGGCTTCTCAGCAGCCCCCGTGCACGGTCTGCGGCCCGCAGGGGAGGAACGGGAGAGTGGGGCAGCCCAGGCCCACACACAGTGCAGCACAGGCAGGCTCCCAGCGGCTCCCCAGGAGGCCTCCACCCCGCCCTGGATGGCAGGCATGGAGCTCTGGAGGGCAGGGGCCAAACACAAAGGACGGATAGGGTGtgaggtgatggtgggaaggcttctctgaggaggtaacGCCTGTGCAGGTGGGACAGCCTCATGGACGTCGGCAGgaacagcattccaggcagagggaacagccaggacgaggccctgaggtggggggagggcagccgGCGGCCAGTGGGCGAGCGCAGTGCTGGCGTGACAGGCAGGCCTAGTGGGAGGACTGCGATTGTGCTTTTCTTTGAAATCCTCTTAACAAGAGGCCCCCGGAATGTCCATGATGACTCACGGCTGAGTGGTCTGCAGCTGGAGGGCCCGTGAGGCCAGGCTCCCGGGACTGTGTGGCCTGGGCCGGGGTCCTTGGGGTCCAGACATGGGGCAGTGGGCTGGCCGGCCCGCACTACTGGGCTGAGGCCTCAAGGCCAGGGCAGAGCCACACAGGTGGACGGGACGCCCCAGGGCCAACTACAAtgacttcccctcccccacccagcccctggggTCAGGGAGGGAAATGACCATCcctggcccagtgcctggccTGGGGGCCAGTGTGAGGCCCATTGTTTGAGGCTGGAGCTGGGGGGTCCAGGGCCTCCGGGAAGCCCCCGGCAATGTCCTTTGTCCCACTTCCCACAAATCCAGAGGCCCAGCGAGGACCCGAGTGAGCAGATGCACGGCAGCTCCGACAGGATGAAGGCGCTGGCGGCTGTCCTGCTGGCCCTGCTGCTGTGCGGGCAGCAAGGTACTCGGGGCGAGGGGAGAGCCTGCAGCGAGGGGGACAGCATAGTCCAGGCACACAGGACCCCCAGGATCATCCAGCCTGGGGGCAAGACATGGCTTGGGAAGAAGGAGGGAGTGCAGCTGGAGGCCAAGGCCAGAGGGAGGTGGATGGGGCTGTCCTGGGTTCCCACGGCTCCTTGAACCTCCAGCCCCGGcccagccaggccctgggggCGCGGGCtcccccccacccaacccccgGCTCAGCCTCTCAGAGAGGCAGGCTTTGGGGTGCCctctcctctctcagcctcagtttcctcttctgtgaaatggacaGGCCATCCTGACGGCTACGGGCCAGCTGCTGTAAAGGGCCAGCACACAACCCCTAGTGTTGCCGATAAGGACAATGCCAGGCTACACACAGGTAAGGAAGCAGGGCCAGGGCTCGGAGACCCAGGCAGCGACCTCACCAGCTTGGGAGGCAGCGGGGAGGACAGAGGGACTGAGAAGGGGGCTGATGGATCGAGGGGTGGGGGCGTGGCACTGGACCCCGAGCATGTGTCCTCTGTGCCCGGGTAGTGGAGGTTTACAGGCGTCCCTGCGCGGCCAGGCAGAGGGTGGGCGCAGGAGGTCGAGGATGACGACGTGGACTCTGGGCCCGAAGGCTATGACGACGAGGATGACGAGGAGGATGAGGAGGCCAGCGTGACTGCAGGCAGCAGCGGCACAGGTACCTGCCCACCCCGACCCCACGGTGGGGCACTCGTCCCCCTTTTCCAACACAGGCATGGGTACCGCCGAGGGCCAGGGTCCGCGAGGCTGCCAGTGAGGACACGACAGGCAAAGGCCTCCGCCTGTGAGCTTCCCTTTCCtcgtgggggaaggggagaggaagggcccCTGACACTCAGCAGACCCTCACCTCTCACCCTGACCGTGACCCTCAACTGCCATCCAGAGTAGGGAGGCCTAGAGAAGGAGCCATTCCTGGGAGGGACAATGGTGTCGGGGCAGAGAGGTTAAACAGGAGTTCACCAAGCAGACAGGAGCACAGCAGAGCCCTGGGACGGGGATACCAGAGAGTCAAAGGCCCTGGGTGTGGAGTCCTGTTCAGAAAGACATGAGCATCCTGGCACTGGTGGGGCAGGGCGAGGGGAAGGAAAGGGGGCCAGTGCTGAGGCAGGGGCGCAGGGAGGCTCCAGCAGGGCAGGGTTGGTGGGGACCAGCTGAGAATGGGTGAGTTGGACAGGAATTGGGAAGAGACGTCGGAGGtgaagaggtgggaggtgggaggcgcGGGTGAGCGGGGCGCTCTGGGGACTGAGCCCGCCCGGCCTCCCAGTGCGGCTGCGGTGCTACTCCTGCCAGACCCTGCACAGGGATGAGAGCTGCGAACAGATGCAGAGCTGCACCCTCCCCAAGACATGCAAAACCATCGTCTCCCACTGGAATACTGGTGAGTAGGCCACCCGGGGGCAGCCGGACAGGAGGAGCCCATCACCCACGTCTGTGAGGGGCCTCGTCCCTGCCCCGTCCACACAGTGTGACGCACTTTCTccaccacccccttcccaccCAGAGTCAGGTCCCCGGACCACCTACTCGGGGTGGTGTGCAGACACATGTCAACCCGTCAGCAGGACGGTGGACGGATCCCTGACGACCATATCCTGCTGCCAGGCCAGCCTATGCAACATCCCGCCCTGgcaggacccccagggaagtGGGGCAGGTGGCCCCCAGGGTAGACCCTCAACTGCGGCCGCCACCTTCCTGCTCAGCCTCCTCGCTGGCCTTCAGGCAATGGGGTTCTGAGTGGGGGGcgtcccatccccacccccagcccggcTTATACCCTGGCTGGTCAGCACTCTGTCCACtgtcttcccctcccttcccctcccctgcccccaccccagctttGGAGAATAAACTGGAAGCGTCTGTAATGATCCGGCCAGCACTGGTTCCTCACAGCCACGTCTGCCTTTCCTCCGTTTCCCCATCTAGCACCCtggcctcctctccctgcctgtgTGTGGCAGGATGGCCAGCACATGGGCCTTAGGTCCAGGCCTCAGCTGCTCACAGGGTGGGTCCACACAGCTCCCGCCCCTGGCAGAGAAAACACTCACCATATGCCAGGGGGGAGACCACCCCAATTTGCTCCCCAACTTCCCACCAACAAAACACCTCCATCCATGTGATGGGCAGCCCATCTGGGGGAGGAGACTTTGGGAGGAAGGCTTCCTTGGCCTATAGGAGGAAGGGCCCCGCCACCCCGGGAGGCTGCTGGGGTTTGAGGGTGGAGTTAATGAGGGgctggaagaagaagagaaaagagagggaggcaggaggggtggCCGAGATGGGACTTTGCAGCCGACCGCTCAGCCTGGTGGGTGCCGAGGGCATAGGGGCAGTGAACGGGGCGGTCAGGCCACCAGCATCAGGGAGGGGTGACATGGCCTCTGGGCTCCtgaggagaagaggagaggagcagTGGGAGGGGGCCGGGTAGGAGAACCTCAGCTTCCCCAGCATCTGCTCTGGCTAGGCTG
This DNA window, taken from Eubalaena glacialis isolate mEubGla1 chromosome 17, mEubGla1.1.hap2.+ XY, whole genome shotgun sequence, encodes the following:
- the GPIHBP1 gene encoding glycosylphosphatidylinositol-anchored high density lipoprotein-binding protein 1 — translated: MHGSSDRMKALAAVLLALLLCGQQASVSSSVKWTGHPDGYGPAAVKGQHTTPSVADKDNARLHTGRGWAQEVEDDDVDSGPEGYDDEDDEEDEEASVTAGSSGTVRLRCYSCQTLHRDESCEQMQSCTLPKTCKTIVSHWNTESGPRTTYSGWCADTCQPVSRTVDGSLTTISCCQASLCNIPPWQDPQGSGAGGPQGRPSTAAATFLLSLLAGLQAMGF